DNA from Leptospira mayottensis 200901116:
AACGCCTGGGAGATCCGATTTCTCTTGCACAAGTTTACGGAGTCGCCACGTTTTATACTCTCTACAACAAAAAACCGGTGGGCAAATATCATATTCAGATCTGCGGAACTTCAAGCTGTTATCTGTTGGGAAGTGATCGGATCGAAGAACATCTTTGCAAACGTTTGGGAATTCATACGGGACAGACGACCCCGGACGGCAAGTTCACTTTGGAAGAAGTGGAATGTTTGGGCGCTTGTGGTTATGCTCCGATGGTCCAGATAGG
Protein-coding regions in this window:
- the nuoE gene encoding NADH-quinone oxidoreductase subunit NuoE, whose protein sequence is MSYKFSEVSEKRFQKMLEVFPDKRSLVLPCLYILQRENGFVDQDGMAYIAERLGDPISLAQVYGVATFYTLYNKKPVGKYHIQICGTSSCYLLGSDRIEEHLCKRLGIHTGQTTPDGKFTLEEVECLGACGYAPMVQIGDDFYEQLTPEKVDRILDNLD